The Pedococcus dokdonensis region TGCCGAGCCCCTGCTTGCCCGGCCGGTGGAGGACGTGCACCTGAGGGTCCGCGGCGACCAGCTCGTCGGCGACGGCACCGGTGCCGTCGGGTGAGTTGTCGTCCAGGACGAGCACGTCGGCGTGGGGCACGGCGGCGCGCACCCTCTGGACGATGCGGGGCAGGTTCTCGCGCTCGTTGTAGGTCGGGATGCACACGAGCACCCGGTCGATCCGGTCGGACCCCTGCTGGTCAGCGGACGCAGGCACTTCAGACAACGACGCGATCCCTTCGTTCGGTGGCCGGTGCGGACGGTCCGTCGTCGGCGCGCACGACCCTAGCGGTCCTGCGACGCAGCCACAGGCCGAGTGCCAGCAGCCCCGCGAAGGCCAGCCCGGCCGCATACTCCGGCACGGGGCCGAGCCGGTCGGACGGGGTGACCTCGGTGCGGACCACCGGCGACCCGTACCGGGCCGCTGCGGTGAACAACGAGGTCTTGTCGACGGACGTTCCGTCGGGGTTGATGAAGCCGCTCACGCCGACGGTGGACACGTGGACCACCGAGCGACCGTGCTCGATCGCCCGGAGCCGGCTGATCGCGAACTGCTGCTCGGACTCGGCGGTGTAGCCGAACGTGGCGTTGTTGGTCTGGACCGCGAGGATGCTGGCGCCGCGCCCCGGCTGGAGGGTGGAGTCGCGCATCAGTCCGTCGTAGGCGACCTCGAAGCAGATGGTGGGGATGATCCAGTAGGGCTTCTCCCCCGCGACCGGCACCTCGAACCCGCCCGGCTCGTGGCCGCGGGTGAAGTCCCTCGTCACGAGGTCGACCTTGTCGCTGAAGTTCCGAAAGAAGCTCCGATAGGGGATGTACTCCGCGAACGGCACCGGGTGCTGCTTGACGTAGCGCTCGGGTTCGGCGCTGCCCGGCCGGTAGAACAGGCTGGCGTTCGAGATGTAGGGGGCCGGCCCGTTGAGGACCGCCCCGACCAGCAGCGGCGCCTTCACCGCCTGGAGGGCCATGTCGATGTCGGCGGCGGCGTCGGCGTTCTGGAGGGGGTCGATGTCGGAGGAGTTCTCCGGCCACACCACCAGCGTCGGCGCGGGGTGCCCGGTGGCCACCGCGTCGACGGTGCCCTGCACGTGGTTGTCGAGCACCTTGCGGCGCTCGGCGTTGAAGTCCAGTCCCGGTTTGGGCACGTTGCCCTGCACGAAGAGGACCGACACGGCACGCCCGGCGGTCGGGGGCGTGGTCGCCACCGCAAGGCCGAGCGGGGCCAGGCCGAGCAGCACGAGCGCGGCACCCAGAGGTCGATGGGCCGCGGGGAGGCCGCGGCGTGGACGCCCGACCCGGTGGGTGAGCTCCCCGGCGGCCAGGTGCAGCAGCACGCCCAGTGAGGCCACCGCGAAGGTGAGCCCGGGCGCGCCGGCGAAGCGGGCGAACGGTGCGAGCGGGCTGTCGGCCTGGCTGAACGCCAGCCGCGCCCACGGGAAGCCGCCGAAGGGGGTGGTCCCCCTCGCCCACTCCTGCAGCACCCAGGCGAGGGGGACGGCGGCATACGCCAGGGGGCGGAGCCGGGACGCGAGGAGCGGGCGCTGGACCACCGTGGTCACGGCGCACATCACCGCGATGTAGAGCGCTTCCAGCGTCGAGAGGGCGACCCAGGGCAGGTTGCCGACGTAGACCCCCGACCACGAGAGGGTCGGCAGGAAGAACCCGAGACCGTGGGCGAGACCGAGCACCAGGGCCAGCCGCCAGCGGGTGCCGATGGTGACGGCCGACAGGAGAGCGACGCCGACCGGGGCCAGCCACCAGACGTCGTGCGTCGGGAAGGCCTGTGCGGTGAGGAGGCCGGAGGCCGTTGCCACGACCACGCGCACCGCTGCCCGCAGGGTCGGGGTCGACGGGGGCTGGGTCGACGGGGGCTGGGTCGACGGGGGCACGGCACCACGGTAGGACACGGAACGGCCCGCGCCGCCGTTGGGACCAGCGAGGCGCCGACTGGGTGCCGACAGCCTGCTGTTGTCTACTGAGCGCGCGGGCCGTGCCGCCGTCCACCACCGCCTCGAGGCGGGCACCAGATCGGGTCACACAGCACTGCTGGCAGGTGGTGACTGCGCGCGCTAGTCACCGGTCAATGCGTGGTTCTCCGGTCTGGCTTCCCCCTGGTCGACGGTCCATCGGTGAACAACCGAGGGCCAACTTACCCCCGCGACGGCGGCTGTCAACCCGGCGTTCACCACGGCAGCACGAAGTTTGCGCAGGTCATGCGTGTGAACCAAAACCCTTGTGCTGCAATGAAACTGCGAGCAATCGACGAACGGTCGGCGTGTCGCGTGCGACACGCCGAGCGGCTGGGCTCAGCCGACGGGCGCGGGTGGCGGAACCACGACAACGCCCCGGGCTGTCGTGGCCACGACTGGCGGGTCGAGGACATCGGCGGCGGACTCGCTGCGTGCCGGTGCCCCTCGTCCCACGACCCGGACCTCGAACTCCATCTCGCGGCTGCGGGTGCCGGCCCGCACCAGACGGGCCTCGATCTCGATGACGTCGCCGGCCCGGACCGGGGCCTTGAACTGCACGTCGGAGTACGACGCGAACAGCCCCTCGTCGCCGTCCGTGCGGATGCACATCTCCGTCGCGACGTCGCCGAAGGCAGCCAGTGAGTAGGCGCCGTCCACGAGGTTCCCGGCGTAGTGGGCGTGGCTGTAGGGGACGTAGCGCCGGTGGGTGACGGTGCGGCCGACGAGGTCTCCGGTGGGCTGGGACATCACTTCTCCTTCGAGCCGGACGGCGTGGGGGCGAGGGCGTGGACGAGGTAGCTGGCCACCTCACCCGGGGTCGTGCCCCGGCCGAAGATGCGGTCCACCCCGAGCTTGGGGGCGGAGCCCTCCTCGAAGCGCGGACCGCCCACGACCAGCAACGGCACCTGACCCGCAGGGTAGGCCTCACGGAAGGCCGCGCTCATGGTGGTCGTGTTGTGGATGTGCGCGTCGCGCTGGGTGACGACCTGGCTGACCATCACCGCGTCGGCCTTCTCCGCACGGGCGCGCGCCACCAGCTCGGGCACCAGCACCTGGGCGCCGAGGTTCACCACCTTGATCTCGCGGTAGTACTCGAGCCCCTTCTCCCCCGCGAAGCCCTTGATGTTGAGGATGGCGTCGATGCCCACCGTGTGGGCGTCGGTGCCGATGCACGCGCCGACCACGACGAGCTTGCGGCGCAGTCGGGCCTTGATCGCCTTGTTGACCTCGGTGGGGCTGAGCAACGGGAACTCCCGCTCCACGACGGTCACGTCGCGCAGGTCGACCAGGTGGGTCGCGCTGCCGTAGACGACGAAGAAGGTGAAGTCGGGTCCCATCGCCTTGGCGTGGACGAGGAGGGCGGGCTCGAGGCCCATCTTGGCGGCCAGCTGGAGTGCTGCACCCTCGGCCCGCTTGTCGTGCGGCACGGGGAGCGTGAAGGACACCTGGACCATGCCGTCGCCCGTCGTGTCGCCGTAGGGGCGGACGATGTCCGGGGTCTTGCGCGCGGCCTTGGCACCCTTCGCAGCCGCCTTGGCGGGCATCGGGTCGAGCGGCATCGCCTTGTCGGTGGTGCGCGGGTCCTGGGCCGGGGTCATCGGGTCTCCCCCGTCTCGAGCAGCGTGGTGGCGGGGTTGTCGTAGCCGTCGGCCCGCACCACGACCCCGTCGAGCCCCTTGCCGGCGTTCGCGGGTCGCTTCATCAGGCCGAACGTGCCGTCCGCGATGGCCTCCAGCAGCGGCGCCCGGCCCGGCTCGTCGGTGATCTGCTCCAGCAGGCCGATCGCCTCGCCCAACACTCCCCTGGCCCGGTTCTGGATGAACCCGTCGCGGGGTGGGTGGAAGTCCTCGGTCAGGCCGCCCGCGGCGTTGAGCACGTAGCGGACGTTCTGGAGGGCGAGGTCGCGGTCGGAGAGGAACGGCGTCACCACGGCCTCGGTCATCATCCCGACCAGGAGGATGCCCTGGCCGGTCATCGCGCCGACGAGGTTGAAGAAGCCGTCGAGCAGGTAGCCCCGGAAGACGTCGCCCGTCATGTGCTTGGTCGGCGGCATCCACTTCAGTGGGGCGTCCGGGAACAGCTGGCGGGCGAGCAGGGCGTGCGCCAGCTCCATCCGGAACGAGTCCGGGATCTCCGGGTTGATCTCGAACGCGTGGCCCAGGCCGAGCTGCCAGTCCTCGAGGCCGGCCTCCTTGGCGAAGTACTCGTTGAGCAGCTGGCTGACGGTCACCGTGTGGGCCGCCTCGACGGCGTCGGCAGTCGTCAGGTAGTTGTCCTCGCCGGTGTTGATGATGATCCCGGCGCGGGCGTGGATCTGGCGGCTGAACCGCTGGTCGACGAAGGTGCGGATCGGGTTGATGTCGCGGAAGAGGATCCCGTACATCGAGTCGTTGAGCATCATGTCGAGCCGCTCGAGCCCGGCCAGGGTGGCGATCTCGGGCATGCACAGCCCCGACGCGTAGTTGGTGAGGCGGATGTAGCGCCCCAGCTCCTTGGACGTCTCGTCCAGGGCCGCCCGCATGAGGCGGAAGTTCTCCTGGGTGGCGTACGTGCCGGCATACCCCTCGCGGGTGGCGCCCTCGGGCACGTAGTCGAGCAGCGACTGACCGGTGGACCGGATGACCGCGATGATGTCGGCCCCTTCGCGGGCGGCGTTCTGGGCCTGCGGGATGTCCTCGTAGATGTCGCCGGTGGCGACGATGAGGTAGATCCACGGCCGCTGCTCCGGGTCGCCGTGCCGCTTGACCAGCCGGTCGCGGTTGGCGCGCTGCTTGTCGATCGTGCGTATGCCGCGGCTCACCTCGCGGCGGGCGTCCTTGGCGGCCGCGGTGGCCGCCTTGCCCTCCGGCAGCCGGAACTGCACCGAGCCGCTGGCCGCCTTCTGGGCGAGGGTGAGCAGGTCGGGGGCCTCTCCCCTGCGCAGCGCGTCGAAGACGGGGGTGGTGATGCCGTGCTCGAGGCCGACCTCGCCGCGCACTGCGTCGACGAGGTGGTTCACCCACGGGACCCGCTCGTGGTCGGCGCCGGAGAGCCCGGCGAGCCGCAGGGTGGCGCGCTCCACACTGACCGTCGTGTGGCTCTGAGCCAGCTTGACGACGGGTCGGCCGGCCTTGCGGGCCAGGGCGCGGGCCCGGCGCACATCGGCCGGGTCGAGGTCGAGGAGAGGTTTCACACGCGAAGACACGCGGCAAATCTAGCAGCGCGAGAGAGGATTTCCGGCGCGGACATGGATGAGCCGCAAATCATCCGTCAACGCTGAGCGCCGACCTTCGGTTCGAGGTGAACCCGCCGGGGTTTCCCGGCGCGTTCACCTCGAACCGTCGAGCGCTCCGGAGTCAAAGACGGTCCGGCCGCGGACGACGGTCCGCTGGCACACGGGAGCCGCTGTGCCCGGGGTGAGGTCGGGCAGGCCCGGTGTGCCGGAACGAGGGTCGGTCGACCAGGTCTGGATGCGGTCGTCCGGTGCCTGGACCACGAGGTCGCCGACCTCCCAGACGGCGAAGGTCGCCGGCAGCCCGAGGTCGAGGTAGCCGCGGTCGTCGAACCCTGCTGCCCGCCAGCCGCCACGGGTGTGCGCCAGGAAGGCCGACCGGGCTGAAACCCGCTGGCTCTCGTCGTGGTGGAAGGCCGCAGCGCGGACGGCCTCCCAGGGCGCGAACGGCGTGACCGGGGAGTCGGACCCGAACGCCACCGTCATCCCCGCGGCCATCATCGACGCGAAGGCGTTCATGGGGGCGGCGTCGGCACCGGCCCGGCCGTGCACGCGGTCGGCACCCAGCCGTGCGGCATACATGCCCCGGTCGCCGCCCCAGAAGGCGTCGAAGGCGGGCTGCACGCTGGCTGCGACGCCGAGCCGCACGAGCCGCTCGATCCCGTCTCGCGACACCATCTCGAGGTGTTCGAGACGGTGCCGGGCCCGGGTCACCGCTGAGGCGCCGACGAGCTCTGCGGCGGCTTCGAAGCCGGCCACCGCGGTGTCCACCCCGGCGTCGCCGATGACGTGGAACCCGGCCTGGAGGCCGGCCAGCGAGCAGGCCGAAACGTGGTCGCGGACCTGCTCGACGGTCAGGTAGGCGTTGCCGCTCAGACTCGGCGCGTCGCTGTAGGGCTCTCGCAGGTGGGCCGTGCGTGACCCGACGGAGCCGTCGATGTTGAGGTCGCCGGCCAACCCCCGGGCGCCTCTCAGGGTGGCGACGTCGCGGGCCTCGGCCTCGTCCGACACGAGCTGCGCCCAGTAGCCGAGGGTCTGCGGACCGTCGCCGCGTTCTCCCGCGGCCAGCACCTCGGCGAAGTCGTCGGTGCCCGACAGCGTGCGACCGCCGTTCTCCTGGACCAGGCCGATCCCGGCTGCCGCGGCCGACTGCAGGGCGAGGTCGATGTCGGCCTGGCGCTGCGCCGGCGTGACGGCCCCGTTGAACGCCTCGCGGGCGGCATGGTGGGCGTCGCGGGTGACCAGCCCGTCCCCTTCCCAGCCGGGCAGCTCGCGCGCTCCCGACGCGGCGGCGAGGGCCGAGGAGATGACCGCCGAGTGGCCGTCGACGCGGGGCGAGTAGACCACGCCACCGTAGGTGGCCCGGTCGAGCTCGCCCCCCGTGACCGGACGGCCCTCGGCCCAGTGACCCTGGTCCCAGTTGGGCGCGTAGACCGGTCGCCCCTGGCCGCGGCGCGCGGCGTCCTCGATCCGGCTCAGTGCCTCGGCGACGGACCGGGTGTCGCCGAGGTCGACTCCGCGCAGCCCCGCGCCGGTCTGGGACACGTGGGCGTGGGCATCGACGAACGCCGGCGTGACCAGCGCGCCGTCCAGCTCGACCACCCGGTCGACCGAATCGACGTGGACGGCCGCGGCGTCATCGCCACCGATCCAGGCGATGGTGCCGGTCGCCTCGTCGACGACCATCGCGTTCGCGAACGGGTCGATGGGGGTGTAGACGAAGCCGCCGCGGTAGAGAGTGGTCACGTCGAGCACCCTAGACGCGGCCCGGGCCCTCCAGGACGGCGAGGCAGGCGCGCGCGATCTCCAGCTCCTCGTTCGTGGGCACGACGTACGCCGGGATCCGGCTGCCCGGCCCGGTGACCCGGCGCTCTGGCACCCCACCGGCGTTGGCGGGCTCGTCGAGCACCACCCCCAGGAGGCCGAGGCTGCCCAGGACGGCACCGCGGACCGGTGCGCTGTTCTCCCCGATGCCGCCGGTGAAGGCGATGGCGTCGACGTGCCCGAGCGCGACGGCATACGCCCCGACGTACTTGACCAGCCGGTAGACCATCACCTCGAAGGCCAGCGCCGCGTCCTCGTCGCCTGCGGTGCGACGCTCCTCGAGCTCGCGGAGGTCGCTGATGCCGGCCAGCCCGAGCAGGCCGCTGGCCTTGTTGAGCGCCTCGTCGTATGCCGTGGGGTCGAGTCCGGCGACCCGCGCGAGGTAGCCGCCCAGCGCCGGGTCGACGTCACCGGACCTCGTGCCCATCACCAGCCCCTCGAGCGGTGAGAGGCCCATGGACGTGTCGACGCTGCGACCACCTCGGACGGCGCAGGCGCTCGCGCCGTTGCCGAGGTGGAGCACGATGACGTTGCAGTCCTCCGGTCGCCGCCCGAGGAGCTGGGCCGTGCGCCGCGAGACGAACCGGTGGGACGTGCCGTGGAATCCGTAACGACGCACGTGGTGCTGATCGCGCCACTGCGCCGGAACCGCGTAGGTGTGGGCCCTCGGAGGGACGGTCTGGTGGAACGCGGTGTCGAAGACGGCCACCTGCGGGACATCGGGGAACGACCGCCTGGCGCTGCGGATCCCTTCGAGGTTGGCCGGGTTGTGCAGCGGCGCGAGCGGGACGAGGTCGGTGATCGCCGCCACGACGTCGTCGTCGACCAGGACGGGCTCGGTGAACCGCTGGCCGCCGTGCACGACGCGGTGGCCGACGGCGAACAGACCGAGCTCCGCGAGATCGGGCCCGTGCTCCCGCAGTGCGTCGCGGGCCGCCTCCAGGGCGGTGGCGTGGTCGGGGCAGCTGACGTCGCGCTCGTGCGTCTCGCCGCCGACCGTGTGGGTGAGTCGACCGGCCCCGCCGATCCGGTCGACCTGGCCCGAGGCCGCCGTCCGGCCGCTCCGCGCGTCGATGACCTGGTACTTCAGGGACGACGAGCCCGCGTTGACGACCAGGACCGGCTGGGTGTCGGTCATCGGGGACCAGCCTGGATGGCCGTGATCGCGATGGTGTTGACGATGTCTCGGACCAGGGCACCCCGAGAGAGGTCGTTGACCGGTCGGTTGAGCCCCTGGAGCACCGGCCCGATCGCGACTGCCGACGCGCTGCGTTGAACCGCCTTGTAGGTGTTGTTGCCGGTGTTGAGGTCGGGAAAGACCAGCACCGTGGCGCGCCCGGCGACCGGGCTGTCCTTGAGCTTGGTGGCGGCTACGTGGGGGTCGACGGCCGCGTCGTACTGGATGGGGCCCTCGACGAGCAGCTCCGGGCTCCGCTGGTGCACCAGGGCGGTGGCCGCCCGCACCTTGTCGACGTCGGCACCGGAGCCCGACTCCCCCGTCGAGTAGGACAGCATCGCCACCCGCGGCTCGATGCCGAACCGCTGGGCCGTGCGGGCCGAGGAGATGGCGATGTCGGCCAGCTGCTCGGCCGTCGGGTCGGGGTTGACCGCGCAGTCGCCGTAGACCAGCACCCGGTCGGCCAGGCACATCAGGAAGACACTCGACACGACGGAGACGTCGGGGGCGGTCCGGACGATCTCCAGGGCCGGGCGGATCGTGTGGGCCGTGGTGGTGATGCAGCCCGACACCATGCCGTCGGCGAGTCCCCGGTGCACCATCATCGTGCCGAAGTAGGACGGGTCGACGACCCGGTCGTGGGCCTGGTCGAGGCGGACGCCCTTGTGGGCGCGCAGGGCGGCGTAGTCGGCCGCGAACGACTCGCGCAACGTGCTGGTGACCGGGTCGATGATGGCGGCTCCGGTGATGTCGACCCCGAGGCGCGCAGCGTTCGCCCGGATCGTCTCCTCGGGTCCCAGGAGCGTGAGCGCGGCGATGCCCCGCGCCAGCACCGTGCCGGCGGCGAGCAGGATCCGTTCCTCCGCCCCTTCGGGCAGCACGATGTGCGCGCCGGAGGCCCTGGCGTCGTCAACCAGCCGGTGCTCGAACATCAACGGGGTTACCGCTCCCCCGTCGGCCGTGCCGACCGGGCCGAGCAGCGCCTCGACGTCCAGTCCCCGCTCGACCATCGTGACGGCAGCCTCGAGCTTGCGCGTCGAGTCGGCGGTGAGCCGGCCGCGGGCGGCGCCCAGCCGCGACGCCGTCGTCATGGTGCCGCCGTCCGTGGCGATCACGGGCAGCACGACGTCGAGCCCCTCGATGAGCCGCTCCACCTGCGGTGGGAGCGGGAAGCCGCCGTTGAGGACGATCCCGGCCAGGCTGGGGAAGGTCTTGGACCGGTGCGCCAGCAGCACCCCCAGCACGACGTCCTCGCGGTCGCCCGGCACGATCACCACCCCGCCGTCGATCAGCCGGTCGAGCACGTGGGGCATCGTCATCGCTGCCACGACCAGTCCCATGCACTCCCGGTCCAGCCAGGCGGGGTCGCCGTGGACGAGCCGGCCGCCGCAGGCATCGAGCAGGTCCTTGACCGTCGGCGCCCTGAGCAGTGGCGTCTCGGGCAGCGCCTGCACGGGCAGGTGCACCCGCTCCGACACCGCCTGCCGGGTCTGCGTGAGCTGGTCTGCCGACACCTGGTTGGCGACCACCCCGGTCACGTGGGCGTGGACCTCCCGGGCTGCCTGCACGGCCATCTCCGCCGCCGTGGCCACCTCGGCCGGTCCATGTCCCTGGGACGGCACCACGAGCAGCAGCCGGGAGCCCAGGTTGGCGGCCACGGCGGCGTTGACCGAGAACTCCGTGGGGGCTGACACGTCGGTGAAGTCCGAACCCACCACGAGCACCACGTCGTGAGTCCTGGCGATGTCGTGGAACCGGTCCACGATCGTGCCCATCGCCCGCTCCGGGTCGGAGTGCAGCTCGTCGTAGGTCACCCCGCAGGCCTGCTCGACGGTCAGGTCGCCGGGCAGCTGCGACAGGAGGGTCTGGACCAGCTCGTCCGGGACCCGGGCGCGGACGATCGGTCGGTAGACGCCGACCCTGCCCGCGCGGCGGGACAGCTGGTCGAGCAGCCCGACCGCCACCGCCGACTTGCCCGACTGCGCCTCGGTGCCGGCGAGGTAGATGCTGGTGACCACGGGTCGAAACTACCGGCCCGACCCGTCCGTCGCCGGGCGGCTGTCAAGACCGCGCCAGGTCCAGTCGGCGATGTCGGGCAGGTCCTCGAGGTGCTCCTCGATGTAGGGCCGGTGCTCGGCCAGCCGTCGCTCGCACAGCTCGGTGAGGGTGTCCCAGCCGGCCACCCGTCGGTCGGCCCGGCGCAGCACCTCGTGGGCGAGGTGGAACCGGCTCATCCGGTTGAGCACGACCATGTCGAACGGCGTGGTCGTGGTGCCCTGTTCGTTGAAGCCGCGTACGTGGAACCGCCCCGGGTTGCTCCGGCCGTGGATCAGCTGGTGGACGGCGCGGGGGTAACCGTGGAAGGCGAACACCACGTGCCTCGAGGAGGTGAAGAGGTCGTCGAAGGTGCTGTCCGGGAACCCGTGCGGGTGGTCGTTCTCGGGCAGGAGGGCCATCAGGTCGACGACGTTGACGAACCGCACCCGCAGGTCCGGCACGTGCTCGGCGAGCAGCTCGACCGCGGCCAGCGCCTCCTGGGTGGGCACGTCCCCCGCGCACGCCAGCACGATGTCCGGCTCCTCGTCGCGGTTGCAGGTGCTGGCCCAGTCCCACACCCCGGCACCGGCGGCACAGTGCGCGTGCGCCTCCTCGAGGGTGAGGTACTGCAGGTGCTTCTGCTTGTCGACGACGATGAGGTTGACGTGGTTGGTGCTCCGCAGGCAGTGGTCGGTGATCGACAGGGTCGTGTTGGCGTCCGGCGGCAGCCAGACCCGCACCACCTCCGGTGACAGCGGGATGAGGCAGTCGATCAGCCCGGGTCCCTGGTGGGAGAACCCGTTGTGGTCGTTGCGCCAGCAGGTCGAGGTGAGCAGGACGTTGAGCGACGACACGTCGGCCCGCCACGGCAGCTCCCGGGCGTGCTGCAGCCACTTGACGTGCTGTACCGCCATCGACGCCGAGACCATGGCGAAGGACTCGTAGGTCGCGAACACCCCGTGCCGTCCGGACAGCAGGTAGCCCTCGAGCCAGCCCTCGCAGAGGTGCTCGCTCAACACCTCCATCACCCGGCCATCCGGTCCCAGCTGCTCGTCGGTGTCACGCAGGGGACCCATGAAGCAGCGGTCGGTCACCTCGAACACCGGCTGGAGCCGGTTGCTCGCCGTCTCGTCCGGGGAGAACAACCGGAAGGTGCCGCCACCGTCCGCAGTCGTCGTGGCGGCATACACGTCGCGCATGAGGCGACCGGCGGTGATGGTGTTCTCCACCATCGACTGTCCCCGGGTCGCCGCGTCGAGGGTGACCTCGTAGGCCGCGAGGGCCGGGATCGGCAGCTCGGTCCGGAGCCTGCCGCCGTTCGCGTAGGGCGTCGCGGACATCCGCTTGTCGCCGTCCGGCGCCAGCGCGCGCAGCTCGCTCACGAGCCGTCCGTCCGCGTCGAAGAGCTCCTCGGGGCGGTAGGAGTGGAGCCACTCCTCCAGCATCCGGAGGTGCTCGGGGTCGGAGGCGAGCCCGGACAGCGGCACCTGGTGCGACAGGTTGGTGCCCTCGACCTGCTTGCCGTCCACGACGGACGGGCCGGTCCAGCCCTTGGGGGTGCGCAGCACGATCGCGGGCCAGGAGTGCCGCACGGCCTCGGCCGGCGCACCAGCCGCGCGCGCTGATGCCTGCAGCTCACGGATCCGGTCGTGGCTCCGGGCGAGTGCGGCGCGCAGGGCGGGGAAGACCAGGTCCGGGTCGTCACCGCTCACCGTGACCGGGTCCCAGCCCTGGCTGCGCAGGTAGCCCTCGACGTCGGCGTCGCTGGTGCGTCCGAGCACGGTCGGACCGGCGATCTTGTACCCGTTCACGTGGAGGATCGGCAGCACCGCACCGTCGCGCCGGGGGTTGAGGAAGCTGGGCAGGCGCCAGGACGCGGCCAGCGGACCGGTCTCCGCCTCTCCGTCCCCCACCACGCAGGCGACGACGAGGTCGGGGTGGTCGAACGCCGCCCCGGCCGCATGCACCAGCGCGTAGCCGAGCTCGCCCCCCTCGTGGATCGACCCCGGGGTCTGCACGCTGACGTGGCTGGGGATGCCGCCGGGCGAGGAGAACTGCCGGAACAGCTGCAGGACCCCCTCGGCGTCGTCACCGATGTGCGGGTAGACCTCGCTGTAGGTGCCTTCCAGCCAGGCCGCGGCGACGAGGGCTGGCCCCCCGTGGCCGGGGCCCGTGACGTAGAGCCAGTCGGTGTCGGTCTCGCGGATCCGGCGGTTGAGGATGGCGTAGATCATCGACAGGCCGGGACTGGTGCCCCAGTGGCCGAGGAGCCGCGGTTTGGTGTGCTCGAGGGCGAGCGGCTCGTGCAGGAGCGGGTTCGCGCGCAGGTAGATCTGCCCGACCGTGAGGTAGTTGGCCGCAGCCCACCAGCGGAGGTCGAGCTCGAGCTCTTCCGGAGGGTAGGGCGCGGCTTCGGGCAAGCGGGTGTCTTCCGGCATGCCCCCACCAGACCACGGTCGGCCCCTGGACGACAGGGGACCTTGGTCCCCTGTCCCGCTAATCCTCCAGCCGGCCCTCGAAGAGGCCGCGCACCGCAGCGTCCCGGCGGATCAGGTCGAGTGCGTATGCCGCGTGGCCCGGGACGTAGCCGTTGCCCACGAGCATGCGCACATCGGCGGCCACACCCTCGGCCCCGAGGGCGGCCGCGGCGAAGTGGGTGGCCATCGAGAAGAAGATGATGGTGCCGCCCTGGGCGGTCGAGAGGATGGCCGGCTGCTCGCACCCGGGCACGTCC contains the following coding sequences:
- the pta gene encoding phosphate acetyltransferase; translation: MVTSIYLAGTEAQSGKSAVAVGLLDQLSRRAGRVGVYRPIVRARVPDELVQTLLSQLPGDLTVEQACGVTYDELHSDPERAMGTIVDRFHDIARTHDVVLVVGSDFTDVSAPTEFSVNAAVAANLGSRLLLVVPSQGHGPAEVATAAEMAVQAAREVHAHVTGVVANQVSADQLTQTRQAVSERVHLPVQALPETPLLRAPTVKDLLDACGGRLVHGDPAWLDRECMGLVVAAMTMPHVLDRLIDGGVVIVPGDREDVVLGVLLAHRSKTFPSLAGIVLNGGFPLPPQVERLIEGLDVVLPVIATDGGTMTTASRLGAARGRLTADSTRKLEAAVTMVERGLDVEALLGPVGTADGGAVTPLMFEHRLVDDARASGAHIVLPEGAEERILLAAGTVLARGIAALTLLGPEETIRANAARLGVDITGAAIIDPVTSTLRESFAADYAALRAHKGVRLDQAHDRVVDPSYFGTMMVHRGLADGMVSGCITTTAHTIRPALEIVRTAPDVSVVSSVFLMCLADRVLVYGDCAVNPDPTAEQLADIAISSARTAQRFGIEPRVAMLSYSTGESGSGADVDKVRAATALVHQRSPELLVEGPIQYDAAVDPHVAATKLKDSPVAGRATVLVFPDLNTGNNTYKAVQRSASAVAIGPVLQGLNRPVNDLSRGALVRDIVNTIAITAIQAGPR
- a CDS encoding phosphoketolase family protein, producing MPEDTRLPEAAPYPPEELELDLRWWAAANYLTVGQIYLRANPLLHEPLALEHTKPRLLGHWGTSPGLSMIYAILNRRIRETDTDWLYVTGPGHGGPALVAAAWLEGTYSEVYPHIGDDAEGVLQLFRQFSSPGGIPSHVSVQTPGSIHEGGELGYALVHAAGAAFDHPDLVVACVVGDGEAETGPLAASWRLPSFLNPRRDGAVLPILHVNGYKIAGPTVLGRTSDADVEGYLRSQGWDPVTVSGDDPDLVFPALRAALARSHDRIRELQASARAAGAPAEAVRHSWPAIVLRTPKGWTGPSVVDGKQVEGTNLSHQVPLSGLASDPEHLRMLEEWLHSYRPEELFDADGRLVSELRALAPDGDKRMSATPYANGGRLRTELPIPALAAYEVTLDAATRGQSMVENTITAGRLMRDVYAATTTADGGGTFRLFSPDETASNRLQPVFEVTDRCFMGPLRDTDEQLGPDGRVMEVLSEHLCEGWLEGYLLSGRHGVFATYESFAMVSASMAVQHVKWLQHARELPWRADVSSLNVLLTSTCWRNDHNGFSHQGPGLIDCLIPLSPEVVRVWLPPDANTTLSITDHCLRSTNHVNLIVVDKQKHLQYLTLEEAHAHCAAGAGVWDWASTCNRDEEPDIVLACAGDVPTQEALAAVELLAEHVPDLRVRFVNVVDLMALLPENDHPHGFPDSTFDDLFTSSRHVVFAFHGYPRAVHQLIHGRSNPGRFHVRGFNEQGTTTTPFDMVVLNRMSRFHLAHEVLRRADRRVAGWDTLTELCERRLAEHRPYIEEHLEDLPDIADWTWRGLDSRPATDGSGR